A stretch of DNA from Gottschalkia acidurici 9a:
TATATTTATTTTTAAGTTCTTCAAATCCAAAATCATTTCCATGATTTAATATTGCTGAATCTATTAAATTTCTAAGTCCTGTTTGATAGAAGCTAATTAAATATGCATGTCTTAAAACTCTCTTATCTTCTTCTCCATGAATATTTAGATACTTTTCCACAACTATCTTATCTAATGTTAGTGTTCCAGTTTTATCAGTACATAGTACATCCATAGCTCCAAAATTCTGGATAGCATCTAGTTTTTTTACCACTGTCTTACGCTTTGCCATAGCTACAGCACCTTTAGCTAGGTTAGTTGTGACTATCATCGGAAGCATTTCAGGAGTAAGTCCTACTGCTACTGATATACCAAATAAAAGTGCTTGTAACCAATCTCCTTTTGTTATTCCATTTATAAAAAAAACTATAGGAACCATAACAAGCATAAATTTTATTAATAAAAAGCTTACACTATTTACACCCTTTTCAAAGCTAGTAATCTCTTTTTTCTCAGATAAGGCTTTTGCCATAGTTCCAAAATATGTTTCATCACCTGTTGATACTACAACTGCAGTAGCACTTCCACTGACAATAGTAGTACCTAGTAAGCATATATTATCTATTTCAGATATTGTTGCATCTTCGCTTAACTTATTTATTATTGAAAATTTCTCAACTGGTTCTGACTCTCCTGTTAAAGATGATTGACTTACAAATAAGTCTTTACATGAAACTATCCTTAAATCTGCTGGTATCATGTCACCCGCTGCTAAATACACTATGTCTCCTGGTACTATATCGGATATATTTATTTCCTTAACTCCATTTTCCCTTCTTAGAACCGCAGCAGTTGTTTTTACCATTGATTTTAACTTCTCTGCTTCTTTACCCGATTTAAATTCTTGCATAAATTTTAAGATCCCACTGATAGTAACCATAGTACCGATTACTATTATTGCAGTAAAGTCTCTTTTCGTTACTGGAGCAAGTATCACATCTGTAAATAGAGAAACTCCCGCAAGTGCAAATAGTACTAACACAAATGGATTAATAAAGGCTTTAATAACTTGAATATACCAAGATGTTGGTTTTTCATGAGATATTTGATTCTCACCATACATATCTATTCTTTTTTCAGCCTCTGTTACAGATAATCCTTTGCGACTAGTATCTAGTCCATTAAATAATTCTGTTAACTCAATCTTACTATAACTTTTAAGTCTTTCTGTAATTTCTTTTGTTTTAATCTCTGGATTTACATTTCTTTTCTTCATCTCTTACACCTCCATGCTAAAAAATACAGCAAGAAACTAAAGGTTAATAAGTATATTTTTTTAACCTTTTTGAAGGAAATAAAATATTAAGTTGGTAAATTGAAATTACTATTTTAGCTAATTCAAAATGAAACTAATAGAAATAAAAGATGAGAGATAGAGAAATGTATACAAGAAAAGAATTTCTTACTTCTAAATTAAGTCTATGTGAAAAAGAATAACACCTAATATATGTTTATTGGATTTAATTTTATTTCTAGTATATATATTTCTACCTCTACTATCCTCATTACTACCATCAGTATCCATCCTTTTCCACCTCCTATTTTCAAAAATAAAAAGCTCCCGTCAAACTTAAACACGACAAGAGCTCTATAATAGCCATTTTATCTCGTTCAAGTTTTAGCTCTGCAAGGCAATGAAGTTGCGTTAGATTAAGCCTTCTTTGTTCGGCAAAACCTGCTAACCAGTTCAGAATGTCTCCATCCTTTTACGGCAGCAACCCGTATCCTTGTAGTAACCTCACCTACCGAGGAAATATTTTATTTTCATCTATAGTATATGCATATAGTTTATATATGTCAACCACTTTTACTAAACCAATATTAAAATAATACCTAACGATTTATATACTAAAAAAGGATGTAGATAATTATCTACATCCTTTTTTACTGTATTTGTAAAGCAATTTATTCCGCTACTGCCTCTGATGATCCTTCTGTTGAAGATTTTTTAATATCTTTAAAGTTGAAAAGTATATTAAGCACTATTGCGAATAAACTTGCTGATATTATACCATCTTGGAATATCATTTTTAATCCATCTGGAAGGTTTGCTAATGCACCCTGTGATACCTTACATCCAAGACCTATAGCTATAGAAACAGCTATTATTATTAAGTTTCCTTGTTTTGAGAAGTCAACTCCAGATAATATTCTTATACCTGAAACTGCAACCATACCGAACATCGCAAGTGTTGCTCCTCCAAGTACAGACATAGGAATCGCTGTACCTAATGCCGCAAATTTAGGAATAACCCCTAATACTATTAGTATAAATCCTGCAGCTACACAAACAAAACGGCTTTTAACCCCTGATAACGTAACTAATCCAACATTTTGTGAGAATGTAGCATATGGGAATGAGTTAAATAAACCACCCATAGTTTTAGCTATACCTTCTGCTCTAAGTCCTTTTATGATATCTTTTTCAGATATCTCTTTATCACAAATTTCACCTAATCCTAGAAACACTCCAATTGCTTCTACTGACGTAACTATAGCAACTAATGTTAATGATATAATAGCATCTAATCTAAACTCTGGCATTCCGAAATGAAAAGGTAGTATAAGTTCAAACCATCCAGCATGGCGAATTTCTTCAAAATTAACCATTCCTAAGAAATAAGCTACTATAGTACCTGCAAGTAATCCTACTAGTACAGATATAGATTGTAAAAATCCTTTAAAGAATCTGTTCATAAATATTACTACTCCCAGTACAAATACTGCAAGAAGTAGGTTTTTAGGGTCTCCATAGTCTGCATTATTTGCTCCTCCAGCAGCATTGTCAAGTGCTAAAGGAATAAGTGAAAGACCAACTACTGTAATAACCGTACCTGTAACAACAGGTGGGAAAAATCTTGTTAACTTTCCAAATAAACCTGAAACAGCCCATAGTAATAGACCTGAAATTATAGTGGCTCCATAAATTATAGTAAGCCCTTGAACCCCGGAAGAAACATTTGCAGCTGTACCAATTGCAATCATTGGACCAACAGCAACGAATGAACATCCTAAAATCGTAGGTAACTTAATTCCTGCATAATTTCCTATACCGTATGCTTGTATTAGTGTGGCTATACCACAAGTGAAAAGATCCGCTGCGATAAGATAAGCAAGTTGTTGTGGACTAAGTCCCAATGCTCCACCTAATACTATCGGTACTACAAGTGCACCAGCGTACATCGATAGCACGTGTTGAAGTCCCAGTGGTACAAGTTGTTTAACTGGTAACCTCTCGTTAACATAATCAATTTTGTTACTCAAAATTCTTCCTCCTTTAATTTTCTCCTCTTAATTTTAACGTCCTTTGCCAATGTAAGCCCTCACGAATATATATAGCATGTGTTGTTAATTTTTTAACAATGTTTAATAGCGTTTCTCTCTAAATTTTCTTTTTATTATTCCACTAATTTTGCTTAGAATTGAGAGTTTACATTGGTACTCAGTTATAAAAATTTGAACTGAAACGTTTTCATGTTGTGTATTTAGAGTTGATTTTATTGAATAGAACTTTCTAAGCTAAGCCTATTTTAATACAGATAAAATATCTATGTCAATGTAAAAACTTTTAGAATGGAAGGACTATCTTTGTCACTCTTTGTCGATAAATGTTTTTGTTTGTCGATATTTTTTTAACAATTTGTTCACTTACTACAAACTCTGTTTATATTAATCTCAGTATTTTCTACAGTATACCACACGCTAATAAATTTATTTTTATATAACTTTAACAAAAATATTTTATAAAGACTTAAATTTTATTTAAATGAGTAAAAACCTATATAGTAGTTTATATAGGTTTTTGATTATTAATAAATCTTTCTATTCTTTTTAAAGCTTCCATTATATTTTCCATAGAAGACGCATAGCATGCTCTTATAAATCCTTCTCCACATTCTCCAAAAGCATTACCTGGAACTGCAAGTACTCTTTCTGACATAAGAAGTTTTTCACAGAATTCATCTGAATTCATTCCTGTTGACTTGATAGATGGAAATACATAAAATGCTCCTAATGGCTCAAAACATTCAAGTCCTATCTTTCTAAATCCATCTACTAGTACTCTTCTTCTCCTGTTGTAAGATCTAACCATCTCATCTACACTGCTATCACCATTTTTTAGTGCTTCTATAGCTGCATATTGCGATACTGTAGGTGAACACATTATAGCATACTGATGAATTTTTTTCATAGCATCTATTAGTACAGTATGTCCACATGCATAGCCAAGTCTCCATCCTGTCATTGCATATGCTTTGGAAAATCCATTTATAACTATAGTTTTCTCTTTCATCTCTGGAAATCTTGCTATAGAGTAGTGTTCTTCATTATACGATAACTCTGCATATATTTCATCCGAAATTACAATTATGTCTTTATCTTTTAGAACTTCTACTATTCCACTTAACTCCTCTTTATTCATAATAGCTCCTGTTGGATTGTTGGGAAATGGAATTATTACTACTTTAGTTTTTGGTGTAATAGCCTCTTCTAGCATTTCAGGCGTTAATTTGAATTCATCTTCTGCTCTAAGGTTTAAGACCTTTGCAGTAGCGCCTGTAAATGCTGTACATCCTTTATAAGCCACAAAGCTTGGCTCTGGTATGATAACTTCATCTCCAGGACCTACTAAAGCTCTTAGTGCTATATCTATAGCCTCACTTCCTCCTACTGTTACTAGTATTTCATCACTAGCGTTATAAGAAAGGTTAAATCTTCTATTTAAATAGTTTGAAATTTCTTCCCTAAGTTCTATAAACCCTGCATTAGAAGAATAATGAGTATGACCTTCTTCAAGAGAATATATCCCTGCCTCTCTTATATTCCAAGGGGTAACAAAGTCTGGCTCTCCTACCCCTAGTGATATTACCCCTTCCATTTCATTAACCATATCGAAATATTTTCTTATTCCTGAAGGGGGCATATCTCTTACATTTTTTAGAATCATATCTTCTAGTTTCATATGATTATTGCCTCCCTGTTATCAGTATCTTTTGTTTCAAATATTTTACCATTATCTTTATACTTTTTAAGAATAAAGTGTGTACTTGTACTAAGAATATACTCCTGCACCGATAGTTTCTGTGATACAAAGTGTGCTACTTCTTTCATAGTTTTACCTTCTACAATAACTGTTACATCAAATCCACCTGACATTAAATAGCAAGCTCTTACTTCCGGGAATTTATATATTCTTTCTGCTACTTTATCAAATCCTTCTCCTCTTTGTGGAGCTATTTTAACTTCTATTAATGCAGTAACCGTTTCTTTCTTAGTTTCATCCCAATTTATAAGAGTAGTATATCCAGCTATTGTACCATTTTCCTCAAAAAACTTTATAGCCTCTTTAACTTCTTCTTCCGTTTTTCCAGTCATAATAGCTATTTGCTCATCTGTATATCTACTATTTTTTTCTAAAATTTCAAGAATCTCTTCCATTTGAAATTCCTCCCTTTCTTTTTTTGAATAAAAAAAATCCTTCATCCCAAAAGGGACGAAGGATCTACTTCGCGGTACCACCCTAATAGGCAATATAGTATTGCCCACTCAGTTAGAATATAATGTACATATTCTACCCTCTATAACGTGAGGAAACGTCAATATCTACTTTAAGAGCTAGTAACTCTTATTTCTCAATATGAGATTCAAAGGCTGCTTCTATAAAGTACCTTACCGAAGTTCCACCACTCTTCAGCTCTCTATAAAGTAATCCTCTATATACTATTCCTTATCATTATCTTTAAAATATAAAAATTTATTTAATTGTTATGATATCATCTTACATACATTATATCAAGTTTCTATAATAAATAAACTACTAAAAATAAAAATTTAATTATTTTTATTAAAAACTTTTCATTTTATATATAAATATTACCAATGTTAAAGTTAACAACCTCAAGTATTTATTATTTAACTTTTTAAATAGGGTTAATTCTAATATCATAGCTAATAAAAATAATGTAGATAAATTCAAAGCTCCACTTTGACTATTTCTTATATGATTAGAAGCTATTAAAGTCCTATCAAATATTGGTATCCATACCCCTATAGACATAGAAAAGTAGAATGGCACAGTGAAAGTTTCTAATAACTTTTCAAATTTAATATTATATTTTTTAGATATAATTATTAGTAATAATAATCCGGATACTATTCCTCCCACTAGAGATAAATTATAGTAAGATATCTTAAATATAGCAGTCATATTATCTTTGTATAAATTGATGTTTATTAAAACATAACCTAGTCTAGCTCCAACAAATCCAGTTACCAATAACCACATAAAAATATCTTCGATTTTACCTTTGTCCCCATCTTTTTCATTTAAAAATAGTTTTACAATGAGATAACTTATGAGTACCGAAATTATAATCAATAACATAGGCCATGTTATAGTTATAGACTTATATGAGAAGAAAAAAGGCTTCACTTATTGATCTTCCCTTATGCTATCTAAAATTTGATTCATTTGAGGATAAGTCATCATTCCAGGCACTGACCCTATCAAGTTCCCGTCTTTTCCTACAAAATATGTTGTAGGGAATGCACTCACTAAGTAAGTTTTTGCTACATCTCCCTTTTCATCTAAAAGTACCTCAAAATCATAATTGCCTTTTTTAATATAGTCCACTACCTTATTTTTATCTTCCATAACATCAACAGCTAATACTACTAAATCTTCATTTTCTCTATCTAGTTTTTGAAGATCCGGCATTTCTATGTCACAAAATTTACACCATGTTGCCCAAAAATTTAGAAGTACTATTTTTCCTCTATAATCTTTCAATGATACTTCTTTACCTTCTAAATTTCTAAGTGTAAAATTTGGTGCTTCTTTACCAACTTCTATTTCATCTAATTCTTTATTTTCCGTATCTTCATCAATTGAACTCTGTTCATTATCTTTATTTAATGTATTTTCATTAGATGGTTTTTCTTCTGACTTTCTTTCCATTGTAAAGAAATATAATGCTCCAACTAGTACTACAGCAAGTATTATTATAAATATACTTTTTCTATTCATCTTAGTCCCTCCTGATATTAATGTAAACTTAATCTAAACTAAATGTCTTCCTACATCAATCTTTAATCTATCTGATAAGCAAGCCGCTTATGTTTATGACTTTATTAAAAAATACTAGTATTCCAAAAATTATCATCACTATACCGCTAATCTTAGGAAGATATTTAGTGAATTTCTCTGCTTTCTTAATAAATTTGTCAAATATATTTATAAACAATGCTGTTAATATAAATGGTACTGCCATTCCTAGTGAATATATTAATAATAAATAAACTCCTTTTGAAACAGTAGCGGTTCCTCCTGCATAAACTAATATAGATGCCAACACAGGTCCAAAGCATGGTGTCCATCCGGCAGCAAATACAATTCCCATTAGAACGGAACTAAACCAATTTGTTACTTTTACAGGTGACGCTATTCTTTTCTCCCTGTTTAAAATATTTAGATTTATAATTCCTGTCATTTTTAATCCAAAAATTATTATTATTACTCCACTAACTTTTGAAAATACATCTTTATTCCTTACAAATATTTTTCCTAAGAAACTAGCAGATGTTCCCATTATCATAAAAATAATTGTAAATCCTATAATGAATCCTATTGTTCTTGTTAGTGCAAAAAGTCTTCTCTTTTCAAGCTCTTCTTGGGCATTGGAACCTGTAAGATACATTATGTATACTGGAATTAGTGGAAGTATACATGGTGAAAAAAATGATAAAAATCCTGCTCCGAAAGCTATAGGAGTTGAAACACTTTCTAACCCCATAAAAAATTCCCTCCTAAATGTATAATAAGTTTTTCTCTTACTATACAATTTACAAGGGAATTTTAAAGAAATTATAAAGATATTCTATTTTCAAAAATAAATTTAGTCTTATATTGGTAAGGTTGTTATAAATGTACTACCTTGTCCTAATTTACTATAAACTTTAATATTGCCTCCAAGTGTTTCAACTATTGCTTTTGAGATTGTTAATCCAATTCCAGTACCGCCTGTTTTTCTATCTCTAGTTTCATCTGTTCTATAAAATCTCTCAAATATAAATGGTATGTCTTCACTAGAAATGCCTATTCCATTATCTCTAACAGAAATTACTATATTTTTATCTGTTTCATCTAATGTAATTTCGACTTCTCCACATTTATTCGTATATATATAGGAGTTATTAAGTAAGTTTATTAGTACTTGTCTTATTTTATCTTTATCTGAGTTTATAATTACTTCTTTTTTATATTTAAAGTTCAGCTTGATATCTTTGCTTTCATATTGGGATTCAAAAAGATCTAGAAGTTGCTTTATTTCATTATTTAAATTAAACTTAGTAAAATTTAATTTCATGCTTACTTCTTCTAATTTTTCTATATCTTTAAGTCCTTGAACTAATTTAGAAAGTCTTATTATTTCATCATAACAACTCTCTATTCTTTCATTTGTAACCTCCCAAACGCCATACAAAAATGCTTCCATTGTATTTTGTAGTATTGTTAGTGGAGTTCTAATTTCATGTGCCATATCTGATGTAAGTTTTCTTCTGAGTATATCCTTATCTTCCAGACTCTTTACTAGATAATCTATTGAATTACACAACTCATTTATCTCATATGTGCTGCTCTTCATATCCAACTGTACTTTTAAGTTTCCACCCCTAATTTTATTTGTGGCTTCCGTCATCTTTTTTAGAGGAGTGGAGAAATGCTTTGCTAAA
This window harbors:
- a CDS encoding prolipoprotein diacylglyceryl transferase family protein, whose translation is MKPFFFSYKSITITWPMLLIIISVLISYLIVKLFLNEKDGDKGKIEDIFMWLLVTGFVGARLGYVLININLYKDNMTAIFKISYYNLSLVGGIVSGLLLLIIISKKYNIKFEKLLETFTVPFYFSMSIGVWIPIFDRTLIASNHIRNSQSGALNLSTLFLLAMILELTLFKKLNNKYLRLLTLTLVIFIYKMKSF
- a CDS encoding Lrp/AsnC family transcriptional regulator — protein: MEEILEILEKNSRYTDEQIAIMTGKTEEEVKEAIKFFEENGTIAGYTTLINWDETKKETVTALIEVKIAPQRGEGFDKVAERIYKFPEVRACYLMSGGFDVTVIVEGKTMKEVAHFVSQKLSVQEYILSTSTHFILKKYKDNGKIFETKDTDNREAIII
- a CDS encoding HAMP domain-containing sensor histidine kinase, translated to MKIKLVNKLIASFSAVIILSITLGVIISNYSIDKNFNDYLKDKKNKKIEILVDTIENDFDIEKGMQYTRDIELLAKSEGFYINVRDLNGRSIFETSKEYLQNTEESLLLRYLEKSKERFEKDYYGEKSYDLVKYDKKVGDVTVGYYSVDNCGIRDLEMKNTIYNILIKTFIITLIIGIIISIFLAKHFSTPLKKMTEATNKIRGGNLKVQLDMKSSTYEINELCNSIDYLVKSLEDKDILRRKLTSDMAHEIRTPLTILQNTMEAFLYGVWEVTNERIESCYDEIIRLSKLVQGLKDIEKLEEVSMKLNFTKFNLNNEIKQLLDLFESQYESKDIKLNFKYKKEVIINSDKDKIRQVLINLLNNSYIYTNKCGEVEITLDETDKNIVISVRDNGIGISSEDIPFIFERFYRTDETRDRKTGGTGIGLTISKAIVETLGGNIKVYSKLGQGSTFITTLPI
- a CDS encoding aminotransferase class I/II-fold pyridoxal phosphate-dependent enzyme, coding for MKLEDMILKNVRDMPPSGIRKYFDMVNEMEGVISLGVGEPDFVTPWNIREAGIYSLEEGHTHYSSNAGFIELREEISNYLNRRFNLSYNASDEILVTVGGSEAIDIALRALVGPGDEVIIPEPSFVAYKGCTAFTGATAKVLNLRAEDEFKLTPEMLEEAITPKTKVVIIPFPNNPTGAIMNKEELSGIVEVLKDKDIIVISDEIYAELSYNEEHYSIARFPEMKEKTIVINGFSKAYAMTGWRLGYACGHTVLIDAMKKIHQYAIMCSPTVSQYAAIEALKNGDSSVDEMVRSYNRRRRVLVDGFRKIGLECFEPLGAFYVFPSIKSTGMNSDEFCEKLLMSERVLAVPGNAFGECGEGFIRACYASSMENIMEALKRIERFINNQKPI
- a CDS encoding TlpA family protein disulfide reductase, coding for MNRKSIFIIILAVVLVGALYFFTMERKSEEKPSNENTLNKDNEQSSIDEDTENKELDEIEVGKEAPNFTLRNLEGKEVSLKDYRGKIVLLNFWATWCKFCDIEMPDLQKLDRENEDLVVLAVDVMEDKNKVVDYIKKGNYDFEVLLDEKGDVAKTYLVSAFPTTYFVGKDGNLIGSVPGMMTYPQMNQILDSIREDQ
- a CDS encoding cytochrome c biogenesis CcdA family protein; translated protein: MGLESVSTPIAFGAGFLSFFSPCILPLIPVYIMYLTGSNAQEELEKRRLFALTRTIGFIIGFTIIFMIMGTSASFLGKIFVRNKDVFSKVSGVIIIIFGLKMTGIINLNILNREKRIASPVKVTNWFSSVLMGIVFAAGWTPCFGPVLASILVYAGGTATVSKGVYLLLIYSLGMAVPFILTALFINIFDKFIKKAEKFTKYLPKISGIVMIIFGILVFFNKVINISGLLIR
- a CDS encoding nucleobase:cation symporter-2 family protein, whose protein sequence is MSNKIDYVNERLPVKQLVPLGLQHVLSMYAGALVVPIVLGGALGLSPQQLAYLIAADLFTCGIATLIQAYGIGNYAGIKLPTILGCSFVAVGPMIAIGTAANVSSGVQGLTIIYGATIISGLLLWAVSGLFGKLTRFFPPVVTGTVITVVGLSLIPLALDNAAGGANNADYGDPKNLLLAVFVLGVVIFMNRFFKGFLQSISVLVGLLAGTIVAYFLGMVNFEEIRHAGWFELILPFHFGMPEFRLDAIISLTLVAIVTSVEAIGVFLGLGEICDKEISEKDIIKGLRAEGIAKTMGGLFNSFPYATFSQNVGLVTLSGVKSRFVCVAAGFILIVLGVIPKFAALGTAIPMSVLGGATLAMFGMVAVSGIRILSGVDFSKQGNLIIIAVSIAIGLGCKVSQGALANLPDGLKMIFQDGIISASLFAIVLNILFNFKDIKKSSTEGSSEAVAE